A region of Methanocorpusculum labreanum Z DNA encodes the following proteins:
- a CDS encoding CDC48 family AAA ATPase has product MTENTKISLIVQEADYNDVGRGYAKINNDVMAKLGVESGDFIKITGKRMGAAKVMRSSVSGSGGIAIDGDIRRSAGAGIGDTVTVEKVVPKTAAKITLQPISQSIRLDSRALEQTIQSKFAGRPITKGQIMTFGFQTKSEDPFFSGWGGFSNYNTEYVDFAVSDVSPGDVAIIGSETTVNYKDSVYKGEDAPKGKSAGNIHYEDIGGLGRELSLVREMIEYPLRHPEVFEKLGIEPPKGVLLYGPPGTGKTLIARAVANEAGAYFDTISGPEIISKYYGDSEEKLREIFEKAEENAPSIIFIDEIDSIAPKREESKGEVERRVVAQLLSLMDGLKSRGKVIVIAATNLPDSIDPALRRGGRFDREIEIGVPDKDGRREILQIHARNVPLSENVKLEKYANTTHGFVGADLALMVKEAAMHALRRAFPGMNPDEEISAEKLENLKVTAEDFESALKMVQPSAMREVLVEVPDIHWADVGGLDSVKEELQQAVEWPLKYREVYKQFATKSPKGFLMFGPPGTGKTLLAKAVANESECNFISVKGPELMSKWVGESEKGIREIFRKARLASPSIIFFDEIDSIVPRRGSYEGSSHVTESVVSQFLTELDGLEELKNVVVIGATNRPDMIDPALLRPGRLEQHIFVPPPDREGRKQILDVYIKDISSMLAEDVNLDELVDKTEGFVGADIEALVREAKMVAIREFVKVMAGHDAAEITLAVSSVKVFGRHFDAALKRVRPSLDKEGRRSAERGSWQYRFNEEERKTLEKGISVVETAEYKDAGSTPELRELDELLMAHQKDFSRIKEIIKTADA; this is encoded by the coding sequence ATGACAGAGAATACTAAAATTTCATTAATTGTACAGGAGGCAGACTACAATGACGTTGGACGCGGATATGCAAAAATAAATAATGACGTCATGGCAAAACTCGGCGTCGAGTCCGGTGATTTCATCAAGATCACCGGAAAACGCATGGGAGCCGCCAAAGTCATGCGTTCCTCCGTCTCTGGTTCGGGAGGGATCGCAATCGACGGTGATATCCGCAGATCTGCAGGTGCAGGTATCGGGGACACCGTTACCGTCGAGAAGGTCGTTCCAAAAACCGCTGCAAAGATCACGCTGCAGCCGATCTCTCAGAGCATCCGTCTCGACAGCCGGGCACTCGAGCAGACGATCCAGAGTAAATTCGCCGGCCGGCCGATCACGAAAGGTCAGATCATGACCTTCGGGTTCCAGACCAAGTCGGAGGATCCGTTCTTCTCCGGATGGGGAGGATTCTCCAACTACAACACCGAGTACGTCGACTTCGCCGTTTCGGATGTCTCCCCCGGTGATGTTGCGATCATCGGTTCAGAGACGACCGTCAACTACAAAGACAGTGTCTATAAAGGCGAGGACGCTCCTAAAGGAAAATCCGCAGGAAACATCCATTACGAGGATATCGGCGGTCTTGGCCGTGAACTTTCGCTCGTGCGGGAGATGATCGAGTACCCGCTCAGACATCCGGAAGTATTCGAAAAGCTCGGGATCGAACCGCCGAAGGGAGTTCTTCTCTACGGTCCGCCCGGAACGGGTAAAACCCTGATCGCCCGTGCGGTCGCAAATGAAGCTGGAGCCTACTTCGACACGATCTCGGGACCTGAGATCATCTCTAAATACTACGGAGACTCAGAGGAAAAGCTCCGTGAGATCTTCGAGAAAGCAGAAGAGAATGCCCCATCGATCATCTTCATCGATGAGATCGACTCGATCGCCCCGAAACGTGAAGAGTCGAAAGGCGAAGTGGAACGCCGTGTCGTTGCCCAGCTGCTTTCCCTGATGGATGGGCTAAAGAGCCGCGGGAAAGTTATCGTGATCGCCGCAACCAACCTCCCGGACTCCATCGACCCGGCACTTCGCCGCGGCGGACGGTTCGACCGTGAGATCGAGATCGGTGTCCCGGACAAAGACGGACGCCGCGAGATCCTGCAGATCCATGCAAGAAACGTCCCGCTGTCCGAGAATGTCAAACTGGAAAAGTATGCAAACACCACCCACGGATTTGTCGGAGCAGACCTTGCTTTGATGGTAAAAGAGGCGGCAATGCATGCCCTTCGCCGGGCATTCCCAGGCATGAATCCCGATGAGGAGATCAGCGCAGAAAAGCTTGAAAACCTCAAAGTCACCGCAGAGGACTTCGAATCAGCTCTGAAAATGGTTCAGCCGAGCGCCATGCGGGAGGTCCTCGTCGAAGTGCCCGACATCCACTGGGCAGACGTCGGCGGCCTTGACTCCGTCAAAGAAGAACTTCAGCAGGCGGTCGAGTGGCCGCTCAAATACAGAGAGGTCTACAAACAGTTCGCCACCAAATCCCCCAAGGGTTTCCTGATGTTCGGGCCACCCGGAACCGGAAAGACGCTCCTTGCCAAGGCCGTCGCAAATGAGTCGGAGTGTAACTTCATCTCCGTAAAAGGGCCGGAACTCATGTCGAAATGGGTCGGAGAGTCCGAGAAGGGCATTCGTGAGATCTTCCGGAAAGCCCGGCTTGCCTCGCCTTCGATCATCTTCTTCGATGAGATCGACTCGATCGTTCCACGCAGAGGAAGTTACGAAGGCTCCTCCCACGTGACCGAAAGCGTCGTCAGTCAGTTCCTGACCGAACTCGACGGACTCGAGGAGCTGAAAAATGTCGTCGTGATCGGCGCAACAAACCGCCCGGACATGATCGACCCGGCACTTCTGAGGCCAGGACGTCTCGAGCAGCACATCTTCGTTCCCCCGCCGGACCGCGAGGGAAGAAAACAGATCCTCGATGTCTACATCAAAGACATCAGCTCGATGCTCGCAGAAGATGTGAATCTGGACGAACTCGTCGACAAAACCGAAGGGTTCGTCGGTGCCGATATCGAGGCACTCGTCCGTGAAGCAAAGATGGTCGCGATCCGCGAGTTCGTGAAAGTCATGGCCGGCCACGACGCTGCCGAGATCACGCTTGCCGTATCAAGCGTCAAGGTCTTTGGAAGGCACTTCGATGCCGCGTTGAAGCGGGTCAGACCCTCCCTCGACAAAGAAGGAAGACGCAGCGCCGAAAGAGGCTCCTGGCAGTACAGATTCAATGAAGAGGAGAGAAAGACTCTCGAAAAGGGCATTTCCGTCGTGGAAACCGCCGAATACAAAGACGCGGGATCCACGCCGGAACTGCGGGAACTCGACGAACTGCTGATGGCTCATCAGAAAGACTTTAGCAGAATCAAAGAGATAATTAAGACAGCAGATGCGTGA